A portion of the Rhodococcus pseudokoreensis genome contains these proteins:
- a CDS encoding type IV toxin-antitoxin system AbiEi family antitoxin domain-containing protein, whose translation MSGWLAPRPGDPEREGVGEELTRVATAQAGFFTTAQVLRLGFAADEIGERLADGSWIKIERDLFRLKDCPHSDLEEFAKWCTWFGAAAAVSHQSAAELHGLGHLYPRFIHLSTVLSPPSPTQQLALHRRSLRPEDCEQVGPLRITTPLCTALDLAASGISQELLDEVVADGVAIGRLDARALHSECGSLPAQVAQRVEHALATCT comes from the coding sequence ATGTCCGGATGGTTGGCTCCACGTCCCGGTGACCCGGAGCGCGAAGGTGTCGGTGAAGAGCTGACACGCGTCGCGACGGCTCAGGCGGGTTTCTTCACCACTGCGCAGGTGCTGCGCCTCGGTTTCGCTGCCGACGAGATCGGCGAGCGACTCGCCGACGGCTCGTGGATCAAGATAGAGCGAGACCTGTTCCGCTTGAAGGATTGTCCGCACTCCGATCTCGAGGAGTTCGCGAAGTGGTGTACCTGGTTCGGTGCCGCCGCCGCGGTCTCCCACCAGAGTGCCGCCGAACTTCACGGTCTCGGGCACCTGTACCCGCGCTTCATCCACCTCTCGACGGTGCTGTCGCCGCCCTCGCCGACTCAGCAGTTGGCGCTGCACCGGCGGTCACTCCGCCCGGAGGACTGCGAGCAGGTCGGCCCGCTGCGCATCACAACGCCGTTGTGCACGGCACTCGACCTCGCCGCCAGCGGAATCTCGCAGGAACTGCTGGACGAGGTGGTCGCCGACGGCGTCGCGATCGGGCGACTCGACGCGCGCGCACTGCACAGCGAATGCGGATCCCTGCCGGCGCAGGTGGCGCAGCGCGTCGAACACGCACTGGCCACCTGCACCTGA
- a CDS encoding TROVE domain-containing protein, whose translation MSKFNPKTLRRTKVRSPIASETQPSGRTFEGGSGYARDAKSELFLLAVTNMVGEHTFYESASDRDGRFVALIHEVALSDPEWTARLIGWLRRDAHLRSASVVAAAEFVRARLGAGLHGGNRAVISSALERADEPGEILAYWMSRHGRSIPKPVKRGVADAAARLYSERSLLKWDSEARDVRFGDVLELTHASPSAAWQGELFRHAIDRRQGRENAVPAGLRVLTERAALAALPPEDRRAVLRTPERLSAAGMTWESLAGWLQGPMDAAAWQAVIPSMGFMALLRNLRNFDEAGIPDHVAEQVAARIADPGEVAQSRQLPMRFLAAYRNAPSLRWGHALERALGASLSAVPSLPGRTLVLVDRSGSMFYSRVSARSELTRADAAAVFGTVLAARAARADLVEFGTNSRAVPFANQAVLRVVDSFGDLGGTDTAAAVRKHYRGHDRVVIVTDEQAAWGDPTRHVPADVPVYTWNVAGYRHGHGPAGSANRHTFGGLSDAGFSMIPLLEGTRDGEWPF comes from the coding sequence ATGAGCAAGTTCAACCCGAAGACGCTGCGCCGCACCAAGGTACGGAGCCCCATCGCGTCGGAGACGCAACCGTCGGGCCGCACCTTCGAGGGCGGCAGCGGCTACGCCCGCGACGCGAAGAGCGAGTTGTTCCTCCTCGCGGTCACGAACATGGTCGGTGAACACACGTTCTACGAGTCGGCGTCGGACCGCGACGGACGGTTCGTCGCGCTGATCCACGAGGTCGCACTGTCGGATCCGGAGTGGACCGCCCGCCTGATCGGGTGGCTGCGCCGCGATGCGCATCTGCGTTCCGCGTCGGTGGTGGCCGCGGCCGAGTTCGTCCGGGCCCGGCTGGGTGCCGGACTGCACGGCGGCAACCGTGCCGTCATCTCTTCCGCACTGGAGCGGGCCGACGAGCCGGGCGAGATCCTCGCGTACTGGATGTCCCGGCACGGTCGTTCGATTCCGAAGCCGGTCAAGCGCGGTGTCGCCGACGCCGCCGCCCGGCTGTATTCGGAACGCTCACTGCTGAAGTGGGATTCCGAGGCCAGGGACGTCCGCTTCGGCGACGTTCTCGAGCTCACCCACGCGTCGCCGTCGGCGGCGTGGCAGGGCGAGCTGTTCCGGCACGCGATCGACCGGCGGCAGGGGCGTGAGAACGCCGTGCCTGCCGGTCTGCGCGTGCTCACGGAGCGGGCGGCGCTGGCGGCACTCCCGCCGGAGGACCGGCGTGCCGTCCTCCGGACCCCGGAGCGGCTGTCGGCGGCCGGCATGACGTGGGAGTCGCTCGCCGGCTGGCTGCAGGGACCGATGGATGCCGCGGCCTGGCAGGCGGTGATCCCGTCCATGGGGTTCATGGCGCTTCTCCGTAACCTGCGGAACTTCGACGAGGCCGGGATCCCCGACCACGTTGCGGAGCAGGTGGCGGCCAGGATCGCCGATCCGGGCGAGGTCGCGCAGTCGCGGCAGCTGCCGATGCGATTTCTCGCGGCGTACCGGAACGCGCCGAGCCTGCGGTGGGGACATGCGCTCGAGCGTGCGCTCGGGGCGTCGCTGTCCGCGGTCCCGTCGCTGCCCGGCCGCACCCTGGTTCTCGTCGACCGGTCCGGATCGATGTTCTACAGCCGCGTCTCGGCGCGGTCGGAGCTGACGAGGGCGGACGCGGCCGCCGTGTTCGGCACCGTGCTGGCGGCACGCGCCGCGCGCGCGGACCTCGTCGAGTTCGGCACGAACAGCCGGGCCGTGCCGTTCGCGAATCAGGCGGTGCTGCGCGTGGTCGACAGCTTCGGCGACCTCGGCGGCACGGACACTGCGGCGGCGGTGCGGAAGCACTACCGCGGCCACGATCGCGTCGTCATCGTCACCGACGAGCAGGCGGCGTGGGGTGATCCGACCCGGCACGTCCCGGCCGACGTCCCCGTCTACACCTGGAACGTGGCGGGCTACCGGCACGGACACGGACCGGCGGGGTCCGCGAACCGTCACACGTTCGGCGGACTGTCGGACGCGGGGTTCTCGATGATCCCGCTCCTGGAGGGCACCCGGGACGGCGAGTGGCCGTTCTGA